A region of the Bacteroidales bacterium genome:
TGGTCATTAAATTTACAAACACCATCACAAGTTCATGCAGATATTAAAGTTGCATAAGATATGAAAACAAAAAAAGAAAATAATAAAAGTAAAATATTAATCTGTCAACTTTTTTTAGGACATGACAGGCGGCTCTGCATAAACTGTTTATACTCAAGTAGTTATGAGGCTAAGTAGTGCCACCTATTAAGTATTCTAAGTAAAAAACAAATTTATTTTAAGTTTTTAGAAAAATTTTATCAAAAGGCGGAGCGTAAAAGTTTCGCCTTTTTTTGTGATTTGTTATCGCTCGCATAAGTTGTTGATAGCCAAATAGTTGTGCATAATGGATGCTTTATGTTTGCTGTTCGCGTAAGTCATTGGTAATCAGATATTTACAGGACGGCAGTCTTATGTGTGTGTTTGTATAAGTTGTTGATAATCAGGTGGTTACGCGCGACGACCATCTCGCATAAAAAACTAATAAGTTTTTAAAACCTGTTAGGTTTAAAGAACTCTGATAATCAAGCAGTTATGAGCTGCCACCTATTCTGCATAACTCGCTGATAATCAGATGGTTATGTGTAACAACTTTGTGTGGCGGCGGCTCTACATAAAATGCTGATAATCAACAAGTTACAGGCTACAAATACAAAATAAGACAAACATTACAAATTATTAAGCTGAAAGAATTTCTCTTAATAGTTTTGAAACTACGCTGTTGTTTGCTTTACCAGCAAGTTGCTTTGTAGCCATTCCCATTAATTTTCCCATATTTTTTTCGCTATTCAAGCCTGTTTCTGAAATTAAGTTTTTAAGAAATGATTTTATTTCATCATCGCTCATTTGTGCTGGCAAATATTTTTCAATTATGTTTGCTTGATTAATTTCTTCTTCGTATAAGTCGGTTCTATTCTGTGCTTTATATATTTCAGCCGATTCTTTCCTTTGTTTTACTAGCTTTTGCAGTATTTTCAATTCTTCTTCTGGGGAAATAGTATCACTACCACCTTTGGCTGTTTTTGCAATTAATAGGGCAGCTTTAATTCCGCGTAAGGCATCTAGTTTTTCTGCTTCTCTGTTTTTCATTGCCGCCATAATGTCGGCGCT
Encoded here:
- a CDS encoding GatB/YqeY domain-containing protein; translated protein: MSLLEKISADIMAAMKNREAEKLDALRGIKAALLIAKTAKGGSDTISPEEELKILQKLVKQRKESAEIYKAQNRTDLYEEEINQANIIEKYLPAQMSDDEIKSFLKNLISETGLNSEKNMGKLMGMATKQLAGKANNSVVSKLLREILSA